In Candidatus Bathyarchaeota archaeon, the sequence GTGATGCTTTTTCCTGTTATAGGTTTGACCAGTGGGATGCCGTGTTGATCCCGCAGTATGGTGCCTATTCTGCTAGCAGAATGTCCTTCTCTCGCCAACTTAATGATCAGCGCTTCCACTTCTTCGGACTCATACTTACACCACGAAGGCGGTCGCTTACTTACCGGGCGAATTGAATGTGATTTTCCTTTTTCTTGCTTAGGCAACAGTCTTGCCCTCCGAGAGCTCTTTTAACGACTCATCGCAGATATTTAAGACTTCTGAGAACTAAAAACTTGCTGTATACCATTCTGCGAATTTGTAAAAGGCTAAGGCACGATGTGAATTTTGATTTTTTTCCTCAACAGTCATTTCGGCAAAAGTTTTCGAGGAGTTTAAGGGTTTGAAAATTGGGTCAAAGCCGAATCCTCCGCTACCGTGTTTTTCTTTAACGATCTTTCCTTTAGCTTCACCACTGAAGCATAATGGTTTGTCCATTGTGGGGCTTAGAAAAGCCACAACTGACTTGAAACTTGCGTTTCTGTTGGTTATGTTTTCCATCAATTGCAAAATGCCATCGTTGCCGATTGTTCGGTAAACATGTGAAGAATAGGGACCTGGAAAGCCTTTTAGCGCTTTAATGAATAACCCTGCGTCTTCAACCATGATAGGTAGATTGCATTTTTTAACCGCGTCTACGGCGCTGGCTTTTGCAACATTATCTATGTTATCGTCTTGAATTTCAACTGCGCCAATTTTTTTCAGCATTGCTGTCGCTATTTTGTATTTGTTTAAAACTCTGCGGGCTTCGTTGAATTTATGGATGTTGCTTGTTACGAGGAACGCAACTCTGCCTTTCGGGAAATCAGTCATAATCGTCACGGAGCCTTAGCACCTTTCACGCTTACTTCGAAGTATTTTTTCCAGCTAATTTGCACAATCTCTAAAAGGTTTCCGTCAAGGTCAAGGAAGCTTGCTTCTCGGCCTCCCCAAGGCTCATCGTGTGGTTCTTTGACGAAGTTTACACCTTTTTTTTTCGGTGTTTCATATGCTGCGTCTACGTTGTCTACAAAGAACTCAATGGATGGCGCATCTTCTATACGTTCCTTTTCCTTTCTGCCGGGTCTAAGCCCGATTTCCACTCCGCCGCATTGAAAGCCTGCGTAAGAAGGGTATTCGTACTTCTTGTTAAATCCCAAAGTTTTTTCGTAAAAATCAACGGCAGTCTTGAGATCGGATACGGAAAGAGTTATGCACCGGACATTATTGATCATTCTTCTGTTTTCCTCCTTTCAGAAATATATCGACCTCGCTTTTCAATTTCGCGTATTTTACGTAATACTTTTTTCGCCACTTTGTCCCCAACTATTTTAGTGTAGCCCTCTAAAACCGCGTTGAAACATTCTTTGGCGTAGCGAAAATGGGTGCTTTGGAATGCACGCTTCATAAGATGGAGATCAACTCCCTTTAGTTCAAGCTCAACAGTTTTTTCTCCAAGTCCAAAGTCAACAAAAACCACCTTGCCACTGAGAGTTAGTATCATGTTAGAAGTTGTAAGATCGCCGTGAATAATACCCTTGCAATGAAGACGGCCGATAAGTACGCCGATGTGCTTGCTTAATCCTTTGCGCTCTTCAAAAGAAAGCCCGTCTAAAACCTGTTTTACCTGTTTACCTTCAACAAACTCCATGATTATGTTCGAATCAGCCAAACCCACCATAAAAATTGTGGGAGTTGGAACTCCCGCTTCTTTTGCATAATGAAGAAGTTGGGACTCGTGAATGGTTCGGTAGGTGCGGATTTTTTCATCTATCTCAGGAAGTCTATATTTTTTTGGAAGCCGTCGCTTCATAATCACTTTCCGACCTTGCCAATCTTCAAGAAATAGACTTGCTTCCGCTCCCTTCTTAATCAGCATTCTATCCTTCAACCCATGGTGCATCTACGTCTTCAAGTCTCCATTTCAGTCTGACAAAACTCTTGTCAACAGGCGTAGTCACGCCGTGTTTGTAAGCAAGGATGCCCGTCCAAGCAATCATAGCGCCGTTGTCTAAGGCGTACTGTTTTGGAACTACGCAAAAACAACTATCGTGTTCCTCAGCAATGGCGTTTAGCATGGCTTGCAACCGTTTGTTTGCTCCTACCCCTCCCGTTAAAAGGACCTCGCGCTTTTCGGTATGTGCCAGAGCACGTTCGGTAACTTCGGTGAGCATAGAGAATGCCACTTCCTGCAAGCTATAACACAAATCTTCAAGTCTATGGTTTCCACTTTTAAGAAGCCTAACCGTGGCTGTAAGAAGCCCGCTGAAAGACAAATCCATGCCCTTAACACTATAAGGCAAGTCAACCAACTCTTTTCCATTGCTTGCAAGTTTCTCCACCATAGCGCCGAACGGCATTCCCTCACGTTGGTGAAGCCCAGCCTCCCGTGCAAAAACGTCCAAGCAGTTGCCCACAGCTATGTCCAAAGTCTCACCAAAAACACGATAACGCCCAGCGTCAAAAGCCGAAACTATCGTGTTTCCTCCAGAAACGTACAAGGTAACAGGATCCCGAGCATTTGTTGCAAGTTTACCGATTTCAATGTGTGCCACGCAATGATTAACACCCACCAAAGGAACGTTAAGGTATGATGCTAAAGCTCGAGCGACAGTTGCACCTGTGCGAAGGCACGGCCCCAAACCGGGTCCTTGCGAAAAAGCAACGACAGTAATGTCTCTGGGTTTTATTCCTGCCTCTTGGAAGGCCGTGGAAATAACTTCTCCGGCAACTTCTGCGTGGTGTCTCGCGGCTTCTCGCGGGTGGATGCCACCCGTTTCCGGTATAAAAGCATTAATTATGTTTACTAGAACTTTTCCTTCGAAGTTTAGTACTCCAACGCTGAAGTCGTCTGCTGTTGCTTCTATGCCTAGGCAAAATTTCTGTGTTTGATTATGACTTTGCAACCGTTCCAACATCCATACAGGCAATATACGATCGTTAAATTAAACACTTCTCAGTTTATTTTAAAGTAGCTAAAGTGGTGTTTTTACATACATATTTTTATTCTTAGACAGCGCTATTTATATTGAAAACTTGAGGACACCGAGAGATGCCTAAACGCAACGCCTTGGAGCATAAGGCTCTACAATTCATCGCCAACACTGGTGACGAGGGCGTGCTTCAATCAGATTTGTGGCGTCAACTGGACGCCAGCAGTAGAGAAGGCTCCCGAATAGCCATTAAACTAGAAAACAAGGGGCTTATACGACGTGAACGCGAACTTTTCGAAGGTCGATGGACTTATAGGTTGTTTCCGAAAAGAAAGCCGGCTTCAATAAATTCCATAATAGATTGTCCATGCTTAAGCTGTCCCGAGAGCATTCGATGTGGCGCCTACGGTGCCACCTCACCAAATGATTGTGAGAAGCTAACCGAATGGCTCACCAGCCTAGCCCGAGAAGACGTTGGCTTGCAAGGTGACAGTTAAGGTTGCCTAAAGCGTGGGTAAGAGAACGAAAGCGAGATTATTATTTTAGAAAAGCTAAAGAGGAAAAATACCGTTCTCGAGCAACATACAAACTTCTGCAAGCAGTAAAAAAATACCGTTTTCTAAGAAAAGGTGACGTTGTTGTTGATTTAGGCGCAGCACCGGGCGGTTGGTTACAAGCATCTCGAAAAATTGTGGGAAAAGCGGGTTTTGTTCTGGGAGTTGATTTAAAAAGTATTGACCCCTTGAAAGTAGCTAACGTTCACACTATAACTGGCGATATAACTGACTCTGAAATATCGAAGCAGATTGAGAGGATTTTACCCTCCTTGGTTGATGCTGTTATTTCAGATGTTTCGCCAAATGTTTCCGGAGTCTGGGAGGTTGATCACGCGCGGCAGATAGACTTAGCTCGTCAATCTTTGACGCTTGCTTTGAAATTTCTTAAAGCAAATGGTAACTTTTTCGTGAAAGTGTTTCAAGGTGACATGTTCAAAGGTTTTGTTGAGGAAGTTAGGGAGCATTTTGCAAGAGTTGAAATAATGAAGCCGAAGGCAAGTCGGGCGAAGAGTGCTGAGATTTTCGTTCTAGGAATGGGTTTGAAAAAGGACAAATGATCCTGTGAAATTCTTTATTAGTTGTTTGTTTGTGTTAAGGGTTAAACGTGTATTCTAATATGTGGAGTTGAGGGAGAACATTGAAAGTTGTTGCGGCAGACTCGGGGGCAGCCATATTAAACACTCGCTTCGAGCCTTTGCAAATTGTTGCGGCAGCCACGGTTCTCGTAGAACCACCTTACAGAGAAGCTTGCCAATTCTTAGCTGAGCCGATCTTTGCTCCAGTGGAAAATGGACATGTTTTAATAATTCATGAACTTGAACTCTGCCAGACATTGCTGAAAGAGGTTAGAGCTGATGTGGTTCATTTAGATATGTCTGTAGGTGGACTGTTAGTAGAAGAGATTTCGCCAGTTCAACTTAGAGGAAAAGCTCGCAGCAGGGTTTTGAAGATTCTGCCAAAACTAAGAAAGCTGGCAACTGACATCAAACGAGTTTACGGCATAGACGTGTTGGCTATTGGAAAAGAGAGCATTCCTGTGAGAATCGCAGAGCTGACTACCGGAGCTCATGCAATTCTTTACGCTTGCGAGAAAGCCTTAAAAGAAAACAAAGAGCAGATTCTAGGTTTGCCCTCCAAATGCTATGCGAGGCTTACTCAAGGCAGAGTTACGCTCCAGTCGCTTATTGCAGCTGAACATGACGTTGCGGGATACGCTGAAGACAACAAAGGAATCTTAGAAGCAGTTCAAATAAAGGACATGTTAAATCCGTGTGCTAGAGGATTTCGCGTGCTAAGAATAGTTCCTAAGGGGAGATAGTTAAGTGACTGGCGTTATGGAAAAGCTTCAAACTATACGATTTGATGTGCATACGAGAATTATAATTATTGCGATTTTTTTGATTACTGCTTTGGTTGTCACAGTTCTCGGAGCGCTGGTTTTCAAAATTGATATGTCGGAAGCACAGAAAATTAGAGGTGAAGTCGAAGAAGAATTTGAACGATTTAATGACCCCCGCTTCATTTTTGGAAACAACTTACTTCACACCCTCATCATGTTTGTTCCCATCATTGGACCATTTTAGGGCAGCTTTGTTCTCTTTAACACTGGGACGGTTATTGCTATACTTAGTATTGCACAAGGAGTTCCACCGATTCTGACGTTCCTATTATTGTTCTTCACGCCTATTTTTTGGCTAGAGTTCGGCGTCTATTCTGTTGCCATGGCTCAAAGCGTTGTTTTGTTTTTGCAAATGTTAAGACATCGTGGCAAGAAAGAGGCAGTGAGGACTTGTATACTCATTACAATCTGCGTTTTGATTCTGTTGATTTCGGCTATTGTTGAATGGGCTATGAGAAATATGTTGCAAAGTTAAAAGCCTTGCTGGCTAACTCTTTTTTGTTTTTAAGCTTGAGGAATATCCAGTAGAATACGTCCACACAAAACATGCAAAAAGGGGGTCATTTTTTAGCTTTTCTAACGTTGACAACTTCAAGGCTCATGTCTAACGCCTTTACGCTGTGAGTAATTTCGCCAATGCTTACAACGTCAACGCCTGCCGCCGCATATTCAATAATGTTCTTCTCGGTTATTCCACCGCTTGCCTCAAGCAACACTTTGTTTCTAACTCCTTTTTTAGTTAAAAAGGACACAGTTTTCCTTACTTTAGCTGGGGAAAAGTTGTCTAGCATAATTATGGCGGCACCAGCCTTCGTTGCTTCCAAAGCATCCTCAACAGATGCTACTTCAACCTCTATCTTCTTGGAAAAAGAAATAGTTTCACAAGCTCTTCGCATAGCTTTTTTAATGTTGCCAACAATTTTTATATGATTATCTTTTATCAAAACTAAATCGTCAAGATGCAACCTATGCGTATCACCACTGCCGAGGAAAACAGCCTTTTTGTCAAAATAACCAAGCCCCGGCGCCACTTTTCTGGTGCAAGCAACGCGTGTCTTATAACCAGCTGCTTTAATTTTGCCTAGTAAATTGTTTGTTGCGGTTGCTATGCCACTCATTCTAGAAAGTAAGTTAAGAAGCGTTCGCTCCGTAGAAAGAACAGTTCTGGCATCCCCGACGATGCGCAGTATAGCGTTCTTAGGTTTAACTTGGGCGCCGTCAGAGGTTAGAGCTTTCGCTTGCAGATTTAGGCTTGCACATAAGACCAATGCTTCTTCTATTCCAGCCACTAAGCCGCTTTCTTTCATAACAACTTCGGCTTCAACAATTACGTTTTGAGGAATCGTGAGATAAGTGGTTATGTCGCCTTGTCCAACGTCTTCTTCCAGAAACCTACGCAGTTTTTCCTCTAAAACCCTTCTAGGCAGAAATACAAGCTTTACCTCCTTCCACTACTTCCAAAGTCGTTTCGATAGCTGTTTCTAACCCGTCTACGACAGAAACCTCTTTCTGAATTTCCACAGCTTTTTGGACAAAACGCTTGTTTTCCATCATTTCTTTCATCGTTGACAAAAGCGTCTCTCTGTGGAGGTTTTCTTGTTCAATCATCAAAGCAACACCATGTTTTATGGCTTTTTTAGCGTTATTATGTTGTTCTGTGTGGCTCGGCGTGGGAATTAAGATTGCAGGTTTACCATAACAAATGGTTTGCAATATGGTTCCATGACCCGCCCGGGAAATTACAATGTCGCATGCTTTCATGTATTCAAAACGGTTTGGAATCCATCTGAAAACTGTAAAATTACCATATCGAACAGGAGCTGCATTGGATTTTGGGTATCCAAGAGACATAACGATTTGATAGTTGTCTGGAAAACTTGTAAAGATTCTTTGAAGAATGCTTATAAGATAAGCTCTTTCCTTCAAAGGACCGCTGATAGGCACAAAAATCACAGGTTTCTCATCTTGCAAACCAAGTTTTTTACGTAACTCTTTCTTAGTTGGCAATGCGTCGGGACGAACTGGCAGAATTGGACCGATGAGTTTAATTTTTTTTCTATAAGCTTTAGGAATACGCAGGTTATCTGTAGATATTGTATAGGGTGGTGGGAAATCTGGAATCATCACCTTAACCCCTGTCGTCCAAATTTTTCCAAGAATTGCAAGAGTTATGGCGTCTGCAAATTTGGCGAGTCGCAAATAATGTGTTTCCCTCGGAATGATTACTTGGAACTGGTTAAGTATACAAATAGTCGGGATGCCCAGCATTCGTGCTGCAACAATAGGTGAAGCTCTTGAATCCGACACAACCAAATCTGGTTTAAAAGTCCCCATGACTTCAATTTCCTTACCCACTTGTTCCAAAAAATTGAAAGAAGCAACGAAGGGACCAGGATTCGCAGCTGTTCTTCTAAAGTCCACCGTTCCATCAGGTTTAACTTTAAAGTCCATCGGTGGGACTTCAACTGTGGAGAATCCTTCTTGGCGGACGTAGCTAACAGCGTCTAAGTATGTTGAGAAAAAGATTTCGGTGTTTCCATTTCTATTTTGTAGTCCTCGTGCTATGGGGATGCAGCGGCCTGCATGGCCGAGTCCGACACCGCTTGGGGCAAATTGAACTCGCATGGATTTATTTTCCGCCAAGTTTTTTTCGTTTTATTTTTTCTCTTGGGCTTTCTTCCGCAAAAACTATTGCTTGAAATTTATAGATTTTTGTCATCTTTGTTAGCCAGCTATCTGGGGGTAAACTGGCTTTTATGCAGCATTGACAGAGGAATTCTTCTGCATCCCAGTTGTATTCAACAGGCACTTGGGGCAATAGAAGACCTTTATAGAGTCCTCTTTCTACGATGAGACCGTCCTCGCCCACCTTAATCCTTGACGAAAGATGTTTCGGATTTTCTACCTCTACAAGTTCTGGGGGTGTGAGGACACTGACTTCAAAAACAACGTGGTCAAGTTCGTCTGGGGAAAGAGGAGGGAAACGTGGGTCTTGAGCTGCTGAACTTATTGTACATTCTATGACTGCTTGCGCTAGTATAGTGGTTGGATAGGGGTAGCCTATGCATCCTCTTAGTTTTTTCTTGCTGTTTTCAAGGCGGTTAATGGTGATGAAAACTCCGCAGCGTTGCATCAGCTTGGCAGAGGTATCTTTTGGCGCGTTGATTACTTTGCCCGTTTTTAAATATTCCTCTACAGCTTTTCGGGCAAGTTTAACTAGAAACTCGCCTTCTTCCTGTGTTAGCTGGGATACCACAGAGTTCTCCTCAACTGAATTAATTGACTAATGTGTTGTGAAAGTCTTAAACTTATCCATAAACCCAGCTAAAGTGTGGCTTTATCTTCAACCACCCTATTCCGCAAAACACCTATGCCCTCTACTTCTATCTCTACAACATCGTCTTTTTGGAGAAACTTGGACTTAGGCTTCATAGCGAACCCTACTCCAGCAGGAGTACCTGTGGCAATGATGTCGCATGGTTCCAACGTCATAACACGGCTGAGATGATGCACAATTTCCAAAACATTGAGCGCCATGTTGCTGGTATTAGAATCTTGTCGTAATTCCTTGTTTACCCATGTGCAAATCCGTAAATTGGTCGGGTCAGTTATTTGGTTGGTAGTAGTGATGCAAGGACCAGTAGGTGCAAAGGTGTCAAAACTTTTTCCTCTAGTCCATTGTTTATCTTTGAACTGTATATCCCGTGCGGAAACATCGTTGAGAATTGTGTACCCAAAAATATATGACTTAGCATCATTGGCTGAGACGTTTTTAGCCTTTTTGCCCATTACGATTGCTAGTTCTGCCTCATAGTCAAGCTGTTTCACGAAATGGGGCTTAACAATGTTTTCGTTTGGACCTATTATGGTTGTGTGGGGTTTCATGAAAATTACTGGTTCGTCAGGCGGGGCTTTTTCTTGTTCTGCAGCGTGGTTTTTGTAGTTTAGACCTAGACAGATAATTTTCGGAGGCGTCGCGATTGGCGCTAATATTTTCACTTTGCTAAGGGGGAATACTGCTTGTTCAAGAGTTGTTTTTGTTGCGTTTTGAATCAACTGTTCGATGCTTGTTTCTTTTATGCTTTGAGAGATTAAAGCCTCGAGGCTGTGCGGATAAGGTTGTTCCAACGCCTTTGCCAAAGTAGACAAGCAGATTACTTGATCTTCTTCTAAAACTCCGTAGGATTTTGTTGAGTCTGAGAAACAAACCAGCTTCATCGATGTCGCCTAAACAGTTTCGTTTATTTAACCTCCTCTTTCAAGGAGGAACTATTCCCAATCTAGTCACAAGAATGTCTCTGTTTTCCAGCTCTTTAATTAATGGGTTTATTCCTACAGAGTCGCTTGCGATATGTCCAGTGATTATTAAGTTCCCTGCATCGTCAGCCTTTAGTTTTTCAAGGTCTGCGGAGCTTATGTGGATATAGATTAGCGTGTTTATTCGATGTTTAAAGTATGTTTTCGCGATTTCGTAGCCTCCATTTGTTCCAGCGCCGTGGGATACCCTAGTTTTTCCAGCGAGATTTGCAGCGTCTCCTAGACGTATCTCGATGTCTGTTGTTGCGTTCTTGAATTCTGGCAATTTCTTAAGCGCTGAAACAACGTCCCTTACTGTGGCGTCTTTCCCAGTTTCTTGTTTGATTTTCTGAGCCATCATTCTTCTTCCCAGCTCGTCTAAAGGCGTGTGAATGTTCATGTAAGGCATTCTAAGAAGCCGAGCCATATCCACTGCGTGGCTGTAGTTTTTGGTGTGCATCTCTACTTCCAAAGCCTTCATCTTTTTGCGAACTGCCTCCTCAGCCTCATGCTTTGGGACGCCAGCGTCTATCATCTGTTGAACGTGTCGGCTGAAAACTTGATAGAAATTGATGACAGCTGATCCGCCTTTAGGATGATGAGAGATTACAGCATCGTAGCCTAGCTGTTTTGCAAGCAAAAGCTCTGGAACATCTGCGTCAATTCCAAACAGAACCTTTTTGATGTTTTTTCCTTCAACGTATATGGCGCTGTCTGCTGGCACCGATTCGAAGTCTACAAGTTTTAGGGCTACGTCCATAATTTCTTTCGTGCTAACCATCTTCGTTCACTTTCCTTGTGCTGTCCAAACATCGAAGTCTCGCAATAGTTTCAGCGCAGTTATTGTAGTAGGCACAATGTATCTTTCACCATCCACACTTGTCCAGCTTCCATTTTTTTGTTGCAGCTTAACCAGTTTTTCAAGACAAATCTGAACTAGCGGATGATTTCGCGGTATTTTCGCGTCATGAAGACATTCTAAGTACCAGTTTAGGAACGAGGCGTCTATTTCTTCTTCCTGCAACCATTCTTCAACAAGCTTCATGGATTTCTGCACTATTTCGTTTTCAATGCCTTCAAGTTGGGCAAACACTGAGATGGTTATCCACGTGGCGATTCGGTAACCCGCTACCTTTCCATTTTTGTCTCTGTTTTGCATAAGAAACTTCGCTGCTTTCCTAACATATTCCGAGTTGTGGTAGCCTAGCTGGATTAGCTTGTTTGCTACTTCTGCAGTTAGCCATGTTCTAGTCTCTGGCTTTGCAGGTGTGTCCCATGGTGGAGGCTTGTACTCTGCTATTCTTAGGTTTTCGTCCCAACTTCCGTTTTGTTGCTGGGTTTTGAAGAGGAACTGTATAGCTTTTTTGCAGACATTAGACTCTTTCAAGTCAAGCTCTCTGATGAGATTTAGTGTGGAACATGTTTCGCTTACGCTGCTGTGTTTGTCTTTTTCAAGGTTGTAGGGGAAACCGCCGTCTTTGTTCTGTATGCTTCTTAGATTTTTTAAGGGAATTTCATCGTTATGCCTTTCATTTAA encodes:
- a CDS encoding XTP/dITP diphosphatase, whose amino-acid sequence is MTDFPKGRVAFLVTSNIHKFNEARRVLNKYKIATAMLKKIGAVEIQDDNIDNVAKASAVDAVKKCNLPIMVEDAGLFIKALKGFPGPYSSHVYRTIGNDGILQLMENITNRNASFKSVVAFLSPTMDKPLCFSGEAKGKIVKEKHGSGGFGFDPIFKPLNSSKTFAEMTVEEKNQNSHRALAFYKFAEWYTASF
- a CDS encoding VOC family protein, which translates into the protein MINNVRCITLSVSDLKTAVDFYEKTLGFNKKYEYPSYAGFQCGGVEIGLRPGRKEKERIEDAPSIEFFVDNVDAAYETPKKKGVNFVKEPHDEPWGGREASFLDLDGNLLEIVQISWKKYFEVSVKGAKAP
- a CDS encoding Kae1-associated kinase Bud32, which produces MLIKKGAEASLFLEDWQGRKVIMKRRLPKKYRLPEIDEKIRTYRTIHESQLLHYAKEAGVPTPTIFMVGLADSNIIMEFVEGKQVKQVLDGLSFEERKGLSKHIGVLIGRLHCKGIIHGDLTTSNMILTLSGKVVFVDFGLGEKTVELELKGVDLHLMKRAFQSTHFRYAKECFNAVLEGYTKIVGDKVAKKVLRKIREIEKRGRYISERRKTEE
- the kae1 gene encoding KEOPS complex N(6)-L-threonylcarbamoyladenine synthase Kae1; this translates as MLERLQSHNQTQKFCLGIEATADDFSVGVLNFEGKVLVNIINAFIPETGGIHPREAARHHAEVAGEVISTAFQEAGIKPRDITVVAFSQGPGLGPCLRTGATVARALASYLNVPLVGVNHCVAHIEIGKLATNARDPVTLYVSGGNTIVSAFDAGRYRVFGETLDIAVGNCLDVFAREAGLHQREGMPFGAMVEKLASNGKELVDLPYSVKGMDLSFSGLLTATVRLLKSGNHRLEDLCYSLQEVAFSMLTEVTERALAHTEKREVLLTGGVGANKRLQAMLNAIAEEHDSCFCVVPKQYALDNGAMIAWTGILAYKHGVTTPVDKSFVRLKWRLEDVDAPWVEG
- a CDS encoding transcriptional regulator produces the protein MPKRNALEHKALQFIANTGDEGVLQSDLWRQLDASSREGSRIAIKLENKGLIRRERELFEGRWTYRLFPKRKPASINSIIDCPCLSCPESIRCGAYGATSPNDCEKLTEWLTSLAREDVGLQGDS
- a CDS encoding RlmE family RNA methyltransferase encodes the protein MPKAWVRERKRDYYFRKAKEEKYRSRATYKLLQAVKKYRFLRKGDVVVDLGAAPGGWLQASRKIVGKAGFVLGVDLKSIDPLKVANVHTITGDITDSEISKQIERILPSLVDAVISDVSPNVSGVWEVDHARQIDLARQSLTLALKFLKANGNFFVKVFQGDMFKGFVEEVREHFARVEIMKPKASRAKSAEIFVLGMGLKKDK
- a CDS encoding DUF4152 family protein, with protein sequence MKVVAADSGAAILNTRFEPLQIVAAATVLVEPPYREACQFLAEPIFAPVENGHVLIIHELELCQTLLKEVRADVVHLDMSVGGLLVEEISPVQLRGKARSRVLKILPKLRKLATDIKRVYGIDVLAIGKESIPVRIAELTTGAHAILYACEKALKENKEQILGLPSKCYARLTQGRVTLQSLIAAEHDVAGYAEDNKGILEAVQIKDMLNPCARGFRVLRIVPKGR
- the nadC gene encoding carboxylating nicotinate-nucleotide diphosphorylase gives rise to the protein MEEDVGQGDITTYLTIPQNVIVEAEVVMKESGLVAGIEEALVLCASLNLQAKALTSDGAQVKPKNAILRIVGDARTVLSTERTLLNLLSRMSGIATATNNLLGKIKAAGYKTRVACTRKVAPGLGYFDKKAVFLGSGDTHRLHLDDLVLIKDNHIKIVGNIKKAMRRACETISFSKKIEVEVASVEDALEATKAGAAIIMLDNFSPAKVRKTVSFLTKKGVRNKVLLEASGGITEKNIIEYAAAGVDVVSIGEITHSVKALDMSLEVVNVRKAKK
- a CDS encoding TIGR00296 family protein; the encoded protein is MVSQLTQEEGEFLVKLARKAVEEYLKTGKVINAPKDTSAKLMQRCGVFITINRLENSKKKLRGCIGYPYPTTILAQAVIECTISSAAQDPRFPPLSPDELDHVVFEVSVLTPPELVEVENPKHLSSRIKVGEDGLIVERGLYKGLLLPQVPVEYNWDAEEFLCQCCIKASLPPDSWLTKMTKIYKFQAIVFAEESPREKIKRKKLGGK
- a CDS encoding fumarylacetoacetate hydrolase family protein, whose amino-acid sequence is MKLVCFSDSTKSYGVLEEDQVICLSTLAKALEQPYPHSLEALISQSIKETSIEQLIQNATKTTLEQAVFPLSKVKILAPIATPPKIICLGLNYKNHAAEQEKAPPDEPVIFMKPHTTIIGPNENIVKPHFVKQLDYEAELAIVMGKKAKNVSANDAKSYIFGYTILNDVSARDIQFKDKQWTRGKSFDTFAPTGPCITTTNQITDPTNLRICTWVNKELRQDSNTSNMALNVLEIVHHLSRVMTLEPCDIIATGTPAGVGFAMKPKSKFLQKDDVVEIEVEGIGVLRNRVVEDKATL
- a CDS encoding terpene cyclase/mutase family protein — protein: MNIEAALNFIQEHGNTIDRYRINYLLNERHNDEIPLKNLRSIQNKDGGFPYNLEKDKHSSVSETCSTLNLIRELDLKESNVCKKAIQFLFKTQQQNGSWDENLRIAEYKPPPWDTPAKPETRTWLTAEVANKLIQLGYHNSEYVRKAAKFLMQNRDKNGKVAGYRIATWITISVFAQLEGIENEIVQKSMKLVEEWLQEEEIDASFLNWYLECLHDAKIPRNHPLVQICLEKLVKLQQKNGSWTSVDGERYIVPTTITALKLLRDFDVWTAQGK